The following proteins are encoded in a genomic region of Brachypodium distachyon strain Bd21 chromosome 1, Brachypodium_distachyon_v3.0, whole genome shotgun sequence:
- the LOC112269693 gene encoding repressed By RIM101 protein 1-like: MSKKILKAASAEMEMKKMAFAALLAFLVAAASATAALASEAAAAGAAGAAAPGGEGATGAAAAGPATSAASALAAAPVALLASFLAYYLH; the protein is encoded by the coding sequence CTGAAAGCCGCCAGCGCCGAGAtggagatgaagaagatggccttcgccgcgctcctcgccttcctcgtcgccgccgcctcggccacCGCGGCGCTCGCCTccgaggccgcggccgccggcgctgccggcgccgccgcacccggcggcgagggcgccacgggcgccgcggccgccggcccggccaccagcgccgcctccgccctcgcGGCCGCCCCCGTCGcgctcctcgcctccttcctcgCCTACTACCTCCACTGA